From a single Micromonospora carbonacea genomic region:
- a CDS encoding GNAT family N-acetyltransferase, giving the protein MTDTALPITVGRPDDFDELARLVEVAFHTTLDAETRDAERSIFEPPRSLVVRDGADLVASAGAYTRELTVPGAVVPAAHVTMVAVLPTHRRRGLLTRLMRRQLREVRDAGREPVAVLWASEGRIYPRFGYGLAAQQLVVECATTELRLPAPTAAEGRLRLDRPAARRAELARLYDRQRAAHPGWSDRDDRWWRYVLGDLPGHRDGATERRVLLHEAPDGEIDGYALWRTRRGYDAGGPSGVTVVDELVAANPAARAALWRLLLSLDLTRRLSYQGAVDDPLLRLVDEPRRLEPRVSDALWVRVVDVPAALAARRYAAAVDVVVEVTDELLPENSGRWRLTGGPDGARCVPADAPADLACDVRALGELYLGGVAVTALADAGRVAELRPGALAAAGPAFSWRRAPSGMGVF; this is encoded by the coding sequence ATGACGGATACTGCCCTGCCGATCACCGTCGGCCGCCCCGACGACTTCGACGAGCTGGCCCGCCTGGTCGAGGTCGCGTTCCACACCACCCTCGACGCCGAGACGCGGGACGCGGAGCGGAGCATCTTCGAGCCGCCGCGCAGCCTGGTGGTCCGCGACGGCGCGGACCTCGTCGCGTCCGCCGGGGCGTACACCCGGGAGCTGACCGTGCCCGGGGCGGTCGTGCCGGCCGCCCACGTGACCATGGTCGCGGTGCTGCCCACCCACCGCCGCCGGGGCCTGCTCACCCGGCTCATGCGCCGGCAGCTCCGAGAGGTCCGCGACGCCGGCCGGGAGCCGGTGGCCGTGCTCTGGGCCAGCGAGGGCCGGATCTACCCCCGCTTCGGCTACGGCCTCGCCGCCCAACAGCTCGTCGTCGAGTGCGCCACCACCGAGCTGCGGCTGCCCGCCCCGACCGCCGCCGAGGGCCGGCTGCGCCTGGACCGCCCGGCCGCGCGGCGGGCCGAGCTGGCCCGGCTGTACGACCGGCAGCGCGCCGCCCACCCCGGCTGGTCCGACCGGGACGACCGGTGGTGGCGGTACGTGCTGGGCGACCTGCCCGGCCACCGGGACGGCGCGACGGAGCGGCGGGTGCTGCTGCACGAGGCCCCGGACGGCGAGATCGACGGGTACGCGCTGTGGCGCACCCGGCGCGGCTACGACGCCGGCGGCCCGAGCGGGGTGACCGTCGTCGACGAGCTGGTGGCCGCGAACCCGGCGGCCCGGGCGGCGCTGTGGCGGCTGCTGCTCTCGCTCGACCTGACCCGCCGGCTGTCCTACCAGGGGGCGGTGGACGATCCGCTGCTGCGCCTGGTCGACGAGCCGCGCCGGCTGGAGCCCCGGGTGTCCGACGCGCTGTGGGTGCGGGTGGTGGACGTGCCGGCCGCCCTCGCCGCCCGCCGGTACGCCGCCGCCGTCGACGTGGTGGTCGAGGTGACCGACGAGCTGCTGCCGGAGAACTCGGGGCGCTGGCGGCTGACCGGGGGCCCGGACGGGGCCCGCTGCGTGCCCGCCGACGCCCCGGCCGACCTGGCCTGCGACGTGCGGGCGCTCGGCGAGCTGTACCTGGGCGGGGTGGCCGTCACGGCGCTCGCCGACGCCGGTCGGGTCGCCGAGCTGCGCCCCGGCGCCCTCGCCGCGGCCGGCCCGGCCTTCTCCTGGCGCCGGGCACCGTCGGGGATGGGCGTCTTCTGA
- a CDS encoding propionyl-CoA synthetase encodes MGAYRAAYERSIADPTGFWRDAAAEIDWHRPPQRILDDTRAPLYRWFPDGELNTCHNALDRHVAAGRGNQPALIHDSPVTGVTHTYTYAELLDATARCAGALRRLGVGRGDRVLLYLAMVPEAVVAMLACARIGAVHSVVFGGFAAHELAVRIDDARPKVVVATSCGIEVDRIVPYHPILDAALAEAEHAPQRCVIVQRPQHPAPLTPGRDVTWDDALDGAEPADCVPVAATDPLYVLYTSGTTGRPKGVVRDNGGHAVALRWSMANVFDIGPGDVFWAASDVGWVVGHSYIVYGPLLTGATTVLYEGKPVGTPDAGAFWRVVSQHRVAALFTAPTAIRAIRRQDPDGTRIGRYDLTSLRTLFLAGERLDPDTFAWAGARLGVPVVDNWWQTETGWPVAANPRGLEPLPIKAGSPSVPVPGYDVRVVDSRGEQVPAGVDGSIVLRLPLPPGCLPTLWGDDERYVRSYLSTFDGYYLTGDGGRFDADGYLHVMGRTDDVINVAGHRLSTGAMEEVLAGHPAVAECAVIGVADALKGQVPSGYVVLKAGVDVDPEALAAELVALVRQRIGPVAAFRRVTVVPALPKTRSGKILRRTMRGLVEGRDEPVPATIDDPATLTVFRDLASAD; translated from the coding sequence ATGGGCGCGTATCGAGCAGCGTACGAGCGGAGCATCGCCGACCCGACCGGATTCTGGCGGGACGCGGCGGCGGAGATCGACTGGCACCGGCCCCCGCAGCGGATCCTCGACGACACCCGGGCCCCGTTGTACCGCTGGTTCCCCGACGGGGAGCTGAACACCTGCCACAACGCCCTCGACCGGCACGTGGCGGCGGGGCGGGGCAACCAGCCGGCGTTGATCCACGACAGCCCGGTCACCGGCGTCACCCACACCTACACGTACGCCGAGCTGCTTGACGCGACCGCGCGGTGTGCCGGGGCCCTGCGCCGGCTCGGGGTCGGCCGGGGCGACCGGGTGCTGCTCTACCTGGCGATGGTTCCGGAGGCGGTGGTCGCGATGCTGGCCTGCGCCCGGATCGGCGCGGTGCACTCCGTGGTGTTCGGCGGCTTCGCCGCGCACGAGCTGGCCGTCCGCATCGACGACGCCCGGCCGAAGGTGGTCGTGGCCACCTCGTGCGGCATCGAGGTGGACCGGATCGTGCCCTACCACCCGATCCTCGACGCGGCCCTCGCCGAGGCCGAGCACGCCCCGCAGCGGTGCGTGATCGTGCAGCGCCCGCAGCACCCCGCCCCGCTGACCCCCGGCCGCGACGTCACCTGGGACGACGCCCTCGACGGCGCGGAGCCCGCCGACTGCGTCCCCGTCGCCGCCACCGACCCGCTCTACGTGCTCTACACCTCCGGCACGACGGGCCGGCCCAAGGGCGTCGTCCGCGACAACGGCGGGCACGCGGTGGCGCTGCGCTGGTCGATGGCCAACGTCTTCGACATCGGGCCGGGCGACGTCTTCTGGGCCGCCTCCGACGTCGGCTGGGTGGTCGGCCACTCCTACATCGTGTACGGCCCGCTGCTCACCGGGGCGACCACGGTGCTCTACGAGGGCAAGCCCGTCGGCACGCCGGACGCGGGGGCGTTCTGGCGGGTCGTCTCGCAGCACCGGGTGGCCGCCCTGTTCACCGCGCCGACGGCGATCCGGGCGATCCGCCGCCAGGACCCGGACGGCACCCGCATCGGCCGGTACGACCTGACCAGCCTGCGGACGCTGTTCCTGGCCGGCGAGCGGCTCGACCCGGACACCTTCGCCTGGGCCGGGGCGCGGCTGGGCGTGCCGGTGGTGGACAACTGGTGGCAGACGGAGACGGGCTGGCCGGTGGCGGCGAACCCGCGCGGGCTCGAACCGCTGCCGATCAAGGCAGGCTCGCCCTCGGTGCCGGTCCCCGGCTACGACGTGCGGGTGGTCGATTCGCGGGGTGAACAGGTGCCGGCGGGCGTCGACGGCTCGATCGTGCTCAGGCTGCCGCTGCCGCCGGGCTGCCTGCCGACCCTCTGGGGCGACGACGAGCGGTACGTCCGGTCCTACCTGAGCACCTTCGACGGCTACTACCTGACCGGCGACGGCGGCCGGTTCGACGCCGACGGCTACCTGCACGTGATGGGCCGCACCGACGACGTGATCAACGTGGCCGGGCACCGGCTCTCCACCGGGGCGATGGAGGAGGTGCTGGCCGGGCACCCGGCGGTCGCCGAGTGCGCCGTGATCGGCGTCGCCGACGCCCTGAAGGGCCAGGTGCCCAGCGGGTACGTGGTGCTGAAGGCCGGCGTCGACGTCGACCCGGAGGCCCTCGCCGCCGAGCTGGTGGCCCTGGTGCGGCAGCGGATCGGCCCGGTCGCCGCATTCCGCCGGGTGACCGTCGTCCCGGCGCTGCCGAAGACCCGCTCCGGCAAGATCCTGCGCCGCACCATGCGTGGGCTGGTGGAGGGGCGCGACGAGCCGGTCCCGGCCACCATCGACGACCCGGCCACGCTCACCGTCTTCCGGGACCTGGCCAGCGCCGACTGA
- a CDS encoding Hsp70 family protein: protein MAGQHEGFALGVDLGTSNTVAVLRWPDGRTRPLLVDGQPVVPSGVYADADGRLHVGRDARRLAQADPGRYEPNPKRRIDAQTVPLGDRGYAPADLLAAVLHAVGQAAVAAVGFLPPAVLTCPASWDDARRQVLADALLRAGWPQAAEHTLSGPTPPGTRLLREPVAAARYYAQVLRRPVPVGGSIAVFDLGGGTLDVAVLRNEGADPWGDSGFTVTATGGVPDLGGLDLDAALVARLGERVSATDPQVWQRLTAPADAPQWRDRHQLWEGVREAREMLSRATVAPVVVPGLPAVVELTREDVEGVAAPLLARAVAETRRVLAAAGLTPDRLAGLFLVGGPTRMPLVARMLHAELGVAPTVLEQPELPVAEGALTDLPTPRPAPAPPGAPAPPPAASAPPPTVPAPASPPGTPTPPPTVPASAPVTAWGPPGTPPPGPGSPTAPGSPAAPGSPPAARRRRALWITVAAVLALAGVGVGAALWFTRDRYPGLEFQNLAEVKRVPAGEDRPTETLTALLGDAGYAAYPLPDDRLEIVAVDAGTGRTRWRKQTTQTAQQWEALVAVPGAVAALSDPIGVDAPRELVVRDAASGEQRWSRSIGDDDRVIFGRDVAVLVDTAGNRLVGLRMRDGNQVWAQDNPRDSSGNARSAVLPVEAAEAAGGPAYPDGTPRDPWRGRADRLVQIGADRSARLLDLAEGTVLRSWPGVADLDDQMVARDDRLYVVDDAGVGGYRLLGYDLTRVAEPTVLHSAADDGRRVAALVACGKHRACLLEAPAGDADRAEVVAVAEGERAKRWATPGARELVPVGAHLIVRRQFPEATSTLFDPAGRAVLRDRGGVAVRLDAGNVLIFADPLSGGEADRSLAGLAVDGTGPVELGLAEDVRSESCSWNTSVLLCGAAKDFVLYRFAPTP from the coding sequence ATGGCAGGCCAGCACGAGGGGTTCGCCCTCGGCGTCGACCTCGGCACGTCCAACACCGTGGCCGTGCTGCGCTGGCCGGACGGGCGGACCCGGCCGCTGCTGGTCGACGGGCAGCCGGTCGTCCCCTCCGGGGTGTACGCCGACGCCGACGGCCGGCTGCACGTCGGCCGGGACGCCCGGCGGCTGGCACAGGCCGACCCGGGGCGCTACGAGCCGAACCCGAAGCGCCGCATCGACGCCCAGACCGTGCCGCTGGGCGACCGCGGGTACGCCCCCGCCGACCTGCTCGCCGCGGTCCTGCACGCGGTGGGGCAGGCGGCCGTCGCCGCGGTCGGCTTCCTGCCCCCGGCGGTGCTCACCTGCCCGGCGTCCTGGGACGACGCCCGCCGCCAGGTCCTCGCCGACGCGCTGCTGCGGGCGGGCTGGCCGCAGGCCGCCGAGCACACCCTGTCCGGCCCCACCCCGCCCGGCACCCGGCTGCTGCGCGAGCCCGTCGCCGCCGCCCGCTACTACGCCCAGGTGCTGCGCCGGCCGGTGCCCGTCGGCGGCTCGATCGCCGTGTTCGACCTCGGCGGCGGCACACTCGACGTGGCGGTGCTGCGCAACGAGGGCGCCGACCCGTGGGGCGACTCGGGCTTCACCGTGACCGCCACCGGGGGCGTGCCCGACCTGGGCGGGCTGGACCTGGACGCGGCCCTGGTGGCCCGGCTGGGCGAGCGGGTGTCCGCGACCGACCCGCAGGTGTGGCAGCGGCTCACCGCGCCGGCCGACGCGCCGCAGTGGCGCGACCGGCACCAGCTGTGGGAGGGCGTCCGCGAGGCGCGGGAGATGCTGTCCCGGGCCACGGTCGCGCCGGTGGTCGTGCCGGGCCTGCCGGCGGTGGTCGAGCTGACCCGCGAGGACGTCGAAGGCGTGGCCGCTCCGCTGCTGGCCCGCGCGGTCGCCGAGACCCGGCGGGTGCTCGCCGCCGCCGGCCTCACCCCCGACCGGCTCGCCGGCCTGTTCCTGGTGGGCGGCCCGACCCGGATGCCGCTGGTGGCCCGTATGCTGCACGCCGAGCTGGGCGTCGCGCCGACCGTGCTGGAGCAGCCGGAACTGCCGGTGGCCGAGGGGGCGCTGACGGACCTGCCGACCCCCCGCCCGGCCCCCGCGCCACCGGGCGCCCCCGCACCGCCACCGGCCGCCTCCGCTCCACCGCCGACCGTGCCCGCCCCCGCTTCGCCGCCAGGCACCCCCACTCCGCCGCCGACCGTGCCCGCCAGCGCGCCGGTCACCGCGTGGGGCCCGCCCGGCACGCCACCGCCCGGGCCCGGGTCGCCGACCGCGCCCGGGTCGCCCGCCGCCCCCGGGTCGCCGCCGGCCGCCCGCCGGCGGCGCGCGCTGTGGATCACGGTGGCGGCGGTGCTCGCCCTCGCCGGGGTGGGCGTCGGGGCCGCGCTCTGGTTCACCCGGGACCGCTACCCGGGGCTGGAGTTCCAGAACCTGGCCGAGGTAAAGCGCGTCCCGGCCGGCGAGGACCGGCCGACCGAGACCCTCACCGCGCTGCTCGGCGACGCCGGCTACGCGGCGTACCCGCTGCCGGACGACCGGCTGGAGATCGTGGCGGTCGACGCGGGGACCGGCCGCACCCGGTGGCGCAAGCAGACCACGCAGACGGCGCAGCAGTGGGAGGCGCTCGTCGCCGTGCCCGGGGCGGTGGCGGCCCTCTCCGACCCGATCGGCGTCGACGCGCCCCGCGAGCTGGTGGTGCGCGACGCCGCCTCCGGCGAGCAGCGGTGGAGCCGCAGCATCGGCGACGACGACCGGGTGATCTTCGGGCGGGACGTGGCGGTGCTGGTCGACACCGCCGGGAACCGGCTCGTCGGGCTGCGGATGCGCGACGGGAACCAGGTCTGGGCCCAGGACAACCCGCGCGACTCGTCGGGCAACGCCCGCAGCGCCGTGCTGCCCGTCGAGGCCGCCGAGGCGGCCGGCGGGCCGGCGTACCCCGACGGGACGCCCCGCGACCCGTGGCGGGGCCGGGCCGACCGGCTCGTGCAGATCGGCGCGGACCGCTCGGCCCGGCTGCTCGACCTGGCCGAGGGCACGGTGCTGCGCAGCTGGCCCGGCGTCGCCGACCTCGACGACCAGATGGTCGCGCGGGACGACCGGTTGTACGTGGTCGACGACGCCGGGGTCGGCGGGTACCGGCTGCTCGGGTACGACCTGACCCGGGTGGCCGAGCCGACGGTGCTGCACAGCGCCGCCGACGACGGGCGTCGGGTGGCGGCGCTGGTGGCCTGCGGCAAGCACCGGGCGTGCCTGTTGGAGGCCCCGGCCGGCGACGCGGACCGCGCCGAGGTGGTCGCCGTCGCGGAGGGCGAGAGGGCGAAGCGCTGGGCGACGCCGGGGGCCCGGGAGCTGGTGCCGGTGGGCGCGCACCTGATCGTGCGGCGGCAGTTCCCCGAGGCGACGTCCACGCTGTTCGACCCGGCGGGCCGCGCGGTGCTGCGCGACCGGGGCGGGGTGGCCGTGCGGCTGGACGCGGGCAACGTGCTGATCTTCGCCGACCCGCTCAGCGGCGGCGAGGCCGACCGCAGCCTCGCCGGGCTGGCCGTCGACGGCACCGGCCCCGTCGAACTGGGCCTGGCCGAGGACGTGCGCAGCGAGTCCTGCTCGTGGAACACCAGCGTGCTGCTGTGCGGCGCGGCGAAGGACTTCGTGCTGTACCGCTTCGCCCCGACGCCCTGA